One window from the genome of Paracoccus marcusii encodes:
- the rpsI gene encoding 30S ribosomal protein S9, protein MADDIKTLDDLKSAVSGTPAAAVDAAINREPQIDSQGRSYATGKRKDAVARVWVKPGSGKVLVNGKEINAYFARPVLQMILKQPFEVAGVVGQYDVHATVKGGGLSGQAGAVKHGISQALQLHQPHLRAALKAAGFLTRDSRVVERKKYGKAKARRSFQFSKR, encoded by the coding sequence ATGGCCGACGACATCAAAACTCTGGACGACCTGAAGTCCGCCGTGTCGGGCACCCCCGCCGCAGCCGTCGACGCCGCGATCAACCGCGAGCCGCAGATCGACAGCCAAGGCCGCAGCTATGCCACCGGCAAGCGCAAGGACGCCGTCGCACGCGTCTGGGTCAAGCCGGGCTCGGGCAAGGTCCTGGTGAACGGCAAAGAGATCAACGCGTATTTCGCGCGTCCCGTTCTGCAGATGATCCTGAAGCAGCCGTTCGAGGTTGCGGGCGTGGTCGGCCAGTACGACGTGCATGCCACCGTCAAGGGCGGCGGCCTGTCGGGCCAGGCAGGCGCCGTCAAGCACGGCATCAGCCAGGCACTGCAGCTGCACCAGCCGCACCTGCGCGCCGCGCTGAAGGCCGCAGGCTTCCTGACCCGCGACAGCCGCGTCGTCGAGCGTAAGAAGTACGGCAAGGCCAAGGCTCGCCGCAGCTTCCAGTTCTCGAAGCGCTGA
- the rplM gene encoding 50S ribosomal protein L13, translated as MKTYTAKPAEIEKKWILIDAEGVVLGRLATIVASRLRGKHKPTFTPHMDMGDNVIIINADKVQMTGNKREDKKYYWHTGHPGGIKHRTARQILESAHPERVVVKAVERMISRNKLGKQQMTNLRVYASAEHPHEAQQPEVLDVKVLNKKNTRSA; from the coding sequence ATGAAAACCTATACCGCGAAACCGGCGGAGATCGAGAAGAAGTGGATCCTGATCGACGCCGAGGGCGTCGTTCTGGGCCGCCTCGCCACGATCGTCGCCAGCCGCCTGCGCGGCAAGCACAAGCCCACCTTCACGCCGCACATGGACATGGGCGACAATGTCATCATCATCAACGCCGACAAGGTGCAGATGACCGGCAACAAGCGTGAAGACAAGAAGTACTACTGGCACACCGGCCACCCGGGCGGCATCAAGCACCGCACCGCGCGCCAGATCCTGGAAAGCGCGCACCCCGAGCGCGTGGTCGTCAAGGCCGTCGAGCGCATGATCAGCCGCAACAAGCTGGGCAAGCAGCAGATGACGAACCTGCGCGTCTATGCCAGCGCCGAACACCCGCACGAGGCCCAGCAGCCCGAAGTTCTGGATGTCAAAGTCCTGAACAAGAAAAACACCCGGAGCGCATGA
- a CDS encoding PaaI family thioesterase: protein MTIVMDKDALNAFLARDFPQVAGSYRVEAVTATGLTARLITGDDHLRPGGTVSGPSMFALADLAIYCAILARIGPVGLAVTTNASIDFMRKPAAGVDLLAECRVLKLGRVLAVAEALIFSEGVADPVARCSMTYSIPPKSSDFRAV from the coding sequence ATGACGATCGTGATGGACAAGGATGCGCTGAACGCGTTCCTGGCGCGGGACTTTCCGCAGGTGGCCGGCAGCTATCGGGTGGAGGCGGTGACGGCGACGGGGCTGACCGCGCGCCTGATCACGGGGGACGATCATCTGCGGCCGGGCGGGACGGTCAGCGGTCCGTCGATGTTCGCGCTGGCGGACCTGGCGATCTATTGCGCGATCCTGGCGCGGATCGGCCCGGTCGGGCTGGCCGTCACAACGAACGCGTCGATCGACTTCATGCGCAAGCCCGCGGCAGGGGTCGATCTGCTGGCGGAATGCCGGGTGCTGAAGCTGGGCCGCGTGCTGGCGGTGGCCGAGGCACTGATCTTTTCCGAAGGGGTGGCAGATCCGGTCGCACGCTGTTCGATGACCTATTCGATTCCGCCGAAATCCAGCGATTTCCGCGCCGTGTGA
- a CDS encoding enoyl-CoA hydratase yields the protein MDDLLTRHDLGPVTRLTLSRPATYNALSLEMIEALIAALARIDDDTRVVILAAEGKAFCAGHDLRQMQAMAPDQLAHLFDRCAHLMQMIPALPQPVIAQVQGVATAAGCQLVASCDMAVAADGARFGVNGVSIGLFCATPMVALTRAIPPKAAFEMLTTGDFITAPRAAELGLVNRVVPAADLEAETMRLADSIAAKPPQVIRMGKRAFHDQLGQGTAAAYAATAQVMCTNMALPETVEGIGAFLEKRPPNWT from the coding sequence ATGGACGACCTGCTGACGCGACACGACCTTGGGCCCGTGACCCGCCTGACGCTGTCGCGGCCCGCGACCTACAACGCCCTGTCGCTGGAGATGATCGAGGCGCTGATCGCGGCCCTTGCCCGGATCGACGACGATACGCGGGTCGTGATCCTTGCGGCCGAGGGCAAAGCCTTCTGTGCCGGCCACGACCTGCGGCAGATGCAGGCGATGGCTCCGGACCAACTCGCGCATCTGTTCGACCGCTGCGCCCATCTGATGCAGATGATCCCCGCCCTGCCCCAGCCGGTCATCGCTCAGGTTCAGGGCGTTGCCACCGCGGCGGGCTGCCAGCTGGTCGCGTCCTGCGACATGGCGGTGGCGGCAGACGGGGCGCGCTTCGGGGTCAACGGGGTCTCCATCGGTCTGTTCTGCGCCACGCCGATGGTGGCCCTGACCCGCGCCATCCCGCCCAAGGCCGCGTTCGAGATGCTGACCACCGGCGACTTCATCACCGCCCCCCGCGCGGCGGAGCTGGGCCTGGTCAACCGCGTCGTCCCCGCCGCGGATCTGGAGGCAGAGACGATGCGACTGGCCGACAGTATCGCGGCCAAGCCGCCCCAGGTGATCCGCATGGGCAAGCGGGCCTTCCACGACCAGCTGGGACAGGGAACCGCCGCCGCCTATGCGGCCACGGCGCAGGTCATGTGCACGAACATGGCCCTGCCCGAAACGGTCGAGGGGATCGGCGCCTTTCTGGAAAAGCGCCCGCCGAACTGGACCTGA
- the murD gene encoding UDP-N-acetylmuramoyl-L-alanine--D-glutamate ligase: protein MIPVQGVEELTVAVLGLGRSGKATAAALAAGGARVVAWDDGVDTRDAAQADGLSILDLTREANWQCIAMLIVSPGIPHLYPRPHPAIAMAWQLGVPVDNDIGLFFRSYATRDWDQFDRAPRVIAVTGSNGKSTTTALIHHVLEECGRPTQMGGNIGTGVLSLEPAVEAEVVVLELSSYQTELARALTPDVAVMTNLSPDHLDRHAGLGGYFAAKRRLFSEGGPDRAVIGIDDPEGSYLANQLSMGPTDDRVIRVSSGQKLDRAAWSVFARKGFLSEYRKGRQAASIDLRAMQGLPGAHNHQNACAAYAACRAVGLAPREIEAAFHSFAGLPHRSQTVAQIDGVRYVNDSKATNVDAAAKALQAFPRIRWIAGGLGKEGGIAALQPHLGAVAKAYLIGHSARDFALEIGQTPYEIADTMEQAVARAAAEAEPGDTVLLAPAAASFDQYPNFEKRGEHFVALVQALAAGA from the coding sequence TCGCGGTGCTGGGGCTTGGCCGGTCCGGCAAGGCGACCGCCGCGGCTCTGGCCGCGGGCGGGGCGCGGGTCGTGGCCTGGGATGACGGCGTCGATACGCGCGACGCGGCCCAGGCCGATGGCCTGAGCATCCTTGACCTGACGCGCGAGGCGAACTGGCAGTGCATCGCGATGCTGATCGTCAGCCCCGGCATCCCGCATCTGTATCCCCGTCCGCACCCGGCCATCGCGATGGCATGGCAGCTTGGCGTTCCGGTCGATAACGACATCGGCCTGTTCTTCCGCAGCTATGCGACCCGCGACTGGGACCAGTTCGATCGCGCGCCACGGGTGATCGCGGTCACCGGGTCGAACGGCAAGTCGACGACCACCGCGCTGATCCATCACGTGCTGGAGGAATGCGGCCGCCCCACGCAGATGGGCGGCAATATCGGCACGGGCGTGCTGTCGCTGGAGCCAGCGGTCGAGGCCGAGGTCGTGGTGCTGGAGCTGTCCAGCTATCAGACCGAACTGGCGCGGGCGCTGACGCCCGACGTGGCGGTCATGACCAACCTGTCGCCCGACCACCTGGACCGCCATGCCGGCCTGGGCGGCTATTTCGCGGCAAAACGGCGGCTGTTCTCCGAGGGCGGTCCGGACCGGGCCGTGATCGGCATCGACGACCCCGAGGGGTCGTATCTGGCCAACCAGCTGTCGATGGGTCCCACCGACGACCGGGTGATCCGGGTGTCGTCGGGACAGAAGCTGGACCGGGCGGCGTGGTCGGTCTTTGCGCGCAAGGGTTTCCTGTCCGAATATCGCAAGGGGCGGCAGGCGGCATCGATTGACCTGCGCGCGATGCAGGGCCTGCCCGGTGCGCACAACCACCAGAACGCCTGCGCAGCCTATGCCGCCTGCCGCGCGGTGGGCCTGGCGCCGCGCGAGATCGAGGCCGCGTTCCACAGCTTTGCGGGCCTGCCGCATCGCAGCCAGACGGTCGCCCAGATCGACGGCGTCCGGTATGTCAATGACAGCAAGGCCACCAACGTCGATGCCGCCGCCAAGGCGCTGCAGGCCTTTCCGCGAATCCGCTGGATCGCCGGAGGCCTGGGCAAGGAGGGCGGCATCGCGGCCCTGCAGCCGCATTTGGGCGCGGTCGCCAAGGCCTATCTGATCGGCCATTCCGCGCGCGACTTTGCGCTGGAGATCGGCCAGACCCCGTACGAGATCGCCGACACGATGGAGCAGGCCGTCGCCCGTGCCGCGGCCGAGGCCGAGCCGGGCGACACCGTCCTGCTTGCTCCCGCCGCCGCCAGCTTTGACCAGTATCCGAACTTCGAAAAGCGCGGAGAGCATTTCGTGGCGCTGGTCCAGGCACTGGCCGCAGGGGCCTGA